A single Photobacterium toruni DNA region contains:
- a CDS encoding PspA/IM30 family protein: MSVFKKLFNLVRGSVNNAAESVADANAITILNEELRQSKIELRKSDEALVSIIAKRKLSQQKVNSFDASINEYEKHARTAMEKGQQELALECAQKVAELRGQQATEQTYCDGFLKSETTMKSKIAQAKERLRQIEQQVDVVAAQESVIKAQSSVAAANAGSNSKMSTALDSLDRIKARQAEASAKFEAAEELESEASSSSLDKKLAEAGISKSASSAEDELARILGK; the protein is encoded by the coding sequence ATGAGTGTATTTAAAAAATTGTTTAATTTAGTGCGTGGTTCGGTAAATAACGCAGCAGAATCTGTTGCTGATGCAAATGCCATTACGATTTTAAATGAAGAATTACGTCAAAGTAAAATTGAGTTGCGTAAATCAGACGAAGCACTGGTTTCAATTATCGCAAAGCGTAAGCTGTCACAACAGAAAGTGAATAGCTTTGATGCGAGTATTAATGAATATGAGAAACATGCTCGTACTGCAATGGAAAAAGGTCAGCAAGAGTTAGCACTTGAGTGTGCACAAAAGGTTGCAGAGTTACGCGGTCAGCAAGCGACTGAGCAAACTTATTGTGATGGATTCTTGAAATCTGAAACAACAATGAAAAGTAAAATCGCTCAAGCAAAAGAACGTTTACGTCAAATTGAGCAACAAGTTGATGTTGTTGCGGCACAAGAAAGTGTTATTAAAGCACAAAGTTCTGTGGCTGCTGCGAACGCGGGCAGTAACAGTAAAATGAGTACTGCACTAGATTCTTTAGACCGTATTAAAGCGCGTCAGGCAGAAGCTTCGGCTAAGTTTGAAGCGGCAGAAGAGTTAGAGTCTGAAGCATCATCATCGTCATTAGATAAAAAATTAGCTGAAGCTGGTATTTCAAAATCAGCATCATCAGCAGAAGATGAACTTGCGCGTATTTTGGGTAAATAA
- a CDS encoding DUF2170 family protein, with amino-acid sequence MWTVDQLVEILSKNDQWKIEQTDQTIIIRNQDGVSAYLAIAGEQILVEAPLFPMAMVADIAKLNDMILRTHEMFPLTNISIHTVDGDDYYIAFGSLSSQSKQESIVIEVATLFVNVEGFLDMYQSLLIEA; translated from the coding sequence ATGTGGACTGTTGATCAATTAGTTGAAATTTTAAGTAAAAATGATCAGTGGAAAATCGAGCAAACAGATCAGACTATTATTATTCGTAATCAAGATGGTGTTTCAGCTTATTTAGCAATTGCAGGCGAGCAAATTTTAGTAGAAGCGCCTTTATTTCCAATGGCGATGGTTGCTGATATTGCTAAGCTGAATGACATGATTTTGCGTACTCATGAGATGTTTCCATTGACTAATATTTCAATTCATACCGTTGATGGTGATGATTATTATATCGCATTTGGTAGCTTGAGTAGCCAATCTAAGCAAGAGAGTATTGTTATTGAAGTGGCAACATTATTTGTGAATGTTGAAGGCTTCCTTGATATGTACCAATCATTATTAATCGAGGCATAA
- a CDS encoding TerC family protein: protein MLELFIQPEALMIFATLFALEVVLGVDNIVFISVLCERLPVHQRKMARNLGIALAVAARIGLVFSISWVMSLTQPLVNVLSYDFSGRDLIMIGGGAFLLAKSLKELWMCFSHAHQQQASTVRAGIALVLLQIVAVDAVFSMDSVITAVGLTSEVPLMVAAILASAVIMVLCAEKINDYVMRYPGLKTLALLFLVMLGGMLMAEGFAIHLNKGYVYFAMAFGLIIETCHILLKKQNKKIIRRVYPQPCGWAVKAK from the coding sequence ATGCTAGAGTTATTTATTCAACCTGAAGCATTAATGATCTTTGCGACCCTATTTGCACTTGAAGTGGTATTAGGCGTCGACAATATCGTATTCATTTCTGTACTTTGTGAACGTCTACCTGTACATCAGCGTAAAATGGCACGTAATCTTGGTATCGCGTTAGCGGTTGCTGCACGTATCGGTTTAGTGTTCTCTATTAGCTGGGTGATGTCATTAACACAACCATTAGTGAATGTGTTGAGTTATGATTTTTCTGGACGTGATTTAATCATGATTGGTGGTGGTGCATTCTTATTAGCTAAAAGCTTAAAAGAATTATGGATGTGTTTCAGCCATGCTCATCAGCAACAAGCAAGCACAGTAAGAGCCGGTATTGCGTTAGTGTTATTGCAGATTGTTGCCGTTGATGCCGTCTTCTCAATGGACTCGGTGATCACTGCGGTTGGTTTAACCAGCGAAGTGCCGCTTATGGTTGCTGCTATTTTAGCCTCTGCTGTCATTATGGTGCTATGTGCTGAGAAAATTAACGATTATGTGATGCGTTATCCGGGATTAAAAACATTGGCGTTACTGTTCTTAGTTATGTTAGGCGGTATGTTGATGGCGGAAGGTTTTGCTATTCACTTGAACAAAGGATATGTGTATTTTGCTATGGCCTTTGGTTTAATTATTGAAACGTGTCATATTTTGCTTAAAAAACAGAATAAAAAAATAATTAGACGAGTATATCCTCAACCCTGTGGTTGGGCGGTAAAAGCTAAGTAA
- a CDS encoding NAD(P)H-binding protein: MILITGASGNLGQLVIKELLNNEANFVAGVRNISKYNGYHCNLAPLDYDNIDIMKDSLNNIDTIIFISGNSDTEHRIQQHRNLIDVAKEKNVKHIIYLSFITVTDPYSKFSFTRQHVDTESYLKASGINHTIVRSCWYMENIETEIINALDNNIFIDNSKTGKISFISRQDVAKGLANIAMNTNLQGKIYSFTGSAAYSMQDIVDLMNTNCHKQITYIPYSNNDYKQRLIDAKLPLFLSEAITLNSIDIDNGDYAFICQDIYFINKKSPVDINDYILSICCIH, translated from the coding sequence ATGATTTTAATAACCGGAGCGTCAGGTAATCTTGGTCAATTAGTTATCAAAGAATTACTAAATAACGAGGCTAATTTTGTTGCTGGTGTTCGTAATATTAGTAAGTACAATGGTTATCATTGTAACTTAGCACCACTTGATTATGATAATATCGATATAATGAAGGATTCATTGAATAATATTGATACCATTATTTTCATCTCTGGTAATAGTGACACTGAACATAGAATACAACAACACCGTAATTTAATTGATGTAGCTAAAGAAAAAAACGTTAAACATATTATTTACTTAAGTTTTATTACCGTAACTGATCCTTATTCAAAATTCTCTTTTACACGTCAACATGTTGATACTGAGAGTTATTTGAAAGCATCAGGTATAAACCATACTATCGTCCGCAGTTGTTGGTATATGGAGAATATTGAGACAGAAATAATTAATGCATTGGATAATAATATTTTTATTGATAATTCAAAAACAGGTAAAATTAGTTTTATTTCTCGACAAGATGTTGCGAAAGGCTTAGCTAATATTGCTATGAACACAAATCTACAAGGTAAAATCTATAGCTTTACCGGCTCTGCTGCTTATTCTATGCAAGATATTGTAGATTTAATGAATACAAATTGCCATAAACAGATTACATATATTCCCTATTCTAACAATGACTATAAACAACGATTAATTGATGCAAAATTACCTTTATTTTTATCTGAAGCTATCACATTAAATAGCATTGATATTGATAATGGTGATTATGCCTTTATTTGTCAGGATATTTATTTTATAAATAAAAAATCACCAGTAGATATAAACGATTATATTCTCTCTATTTGTTGTATTCATTAA
- a CDS encoding glutathione S-transferase N-terminal domain-containing protein produces the protein MKNMILYTIGSPNGIKIPILLEELKLDYTLINIDITKNEQFSPVFTALNPRHKIPVLIDNECSKGKSHVLAESCSILLYLADKYNKFISDDLNSRTKTIEWLFYQASTEGTVFGAYGHFSTYHKDKVIDPYPKERYLKETVIVLDYIDSELKHKLFLVDDKYSIADIAMFPWIIWIINFYNIDKVIDMSAYSNITNWVARCCARPETMKGLETYHYLDIKNNH, from the coding sequence ATGAAAAATATGATACTTTATACAATCGGGTCCCCTAATGGGATAAAAATACCTATTCTACTTGAAGAGTTAAAACTAGATTATACTTTAATTAATATTGATATTACTAAAAATGAACAATTCTCACCAGTATTTACTGCTTTGAACCCTAGGCATAAAATACCGGTATTAATTGATAATGAATGCTCGAAGGGTAAATCACATGTTCTTGCAGAATCTTGTTCTATTTTATTATATTTAGCAGATAAATATAATAAATTCATTTCTGATGATTTAAATAGTAGAACTAAAACGATAGAGTGGCTTTTTTATCAAGCAAGTACAGAAGGTACTGTTTTTGGTGCTTATGGACACTTTTCAACTTATCATAAAGATAAGGTTATTGATCCTTATCCAAAGGAAAGGTATTTAAAAGAAACAGTGATTGTTCTTGATTATATAGATAGTGAACTTAAGCATAAATTATTTCTTGTTGATGATAAATATTCAATAGCAGATATAGCAATGTTTCCATGGATTATTTGGATCATTAATTTCTATAACATTGATAAAGTTATCGATATGAGTGCCTATTCAAATATAACTAATTGGGTTGCTCGATGTTGTGCTCGACCAGAAACGATGAAGGGATTAGAGACTTATCATTATTTAGATATTAAAAATAATCATTAA
- a CDS encoding uracil-DNA glycosylase family protein, which yields MNLDKLLINIRQCEICKSKLPYPPNPLLQVGYNARILILGQAPGEKAHFKNTLFDDMSGERLRSCLGVNNEDFYNKNIFNIIPIGFCFPGVVITNSKRKGDKPPRPECRATWHPVLLPKLDNVELVILLGKYAIDYYLAKNTSVTTEVFNQENRDNNIFVIPHPSPRNNIWLSKNPTFEATILPILKEKIAIIIEQHKSEIHL from the coding sequence ATGAACCTCGATAAACTCCTTATTAATATACGTCAATGTGAAATTTGTAAAAGTAAATTACCTTATCCACCAAACCCATTATTACAAGTTGGTTATAATGCTAGAATATTAATATTAGGCCAAGCTCCCGGGGAAAAAGCGCATTTTAAAAATACATTATTTGATGATATGAGTGGAGAAAGATTACGCTCATGTCTAGGCGTTAACAACGAAGATTTTTATAATAAAAATATCTTTAATATTATTCCTATTGGTTTCTGTTTTCCCGGTGTTGTTATCACTAATAGCAAACGAAAAGGTGATAAACCACCTCGTCCTGAATGCAGAGCAACATGGCATCCGGTTTTATTACCAAAATTAGATAACGTTGAACTGGTTATTTTACTAGGAAAATATGCAATAGATTATTATTTAGCTAAAAATACCTCAGTCACTACCGAAGTATTTAATCAAGAAAACCGTGATAATAACATTTTTGTTATTCCTCACCCTAGTCCTAGAAATAATATTTGGCTTTCTAAAAATCCCACATTTGAAGCAACAATATTGCCTATATTAAAAGAAAAGATAGCAATAATTATTGAACAGCATAAATCAGAAATACATCTTTGA
- a CDS encoding nitric-oxide reductase large subunit, producing MSRLKTSVIILFAICFISFAILLSLGSEIYQEAPPIPSKVVTTSGKVIFTKKDIEQGELVWRSMGGHELGSVWGHGSYVAPDWTADWLHRENQAWLNILAKQQFGQLYVTLANPKQAFLQQQIKDEIRRNSFNPITKVITVSDDRGLAIDEVITHNIKLFGDDKSLHQLRQDYAMKDNTIPSHKHREELNAFLFWGAWAAVTNRLNENYSYTNNWPYDPSIGNIPTSNNIVWSVLSLVVLLMGIGGLAWYQAALRHESLPNIPTHDPLINIKPTPSQKAVGKYFITAIALFLLQIVLGGITAHYSVEGQDFYGIPLAKILPYSLTRTWHTQLAVFWIATIWLGTGLYIATSLSKHEPKYQRLGVNVLWAVLVFIVFGSMVGEWFAIQQYFNLDLSFLIGHQGMEYIDLGRVWQILLFIGLLVWLALVTAAIYPSLVNNSNDRPVILVLYSSCVAIGLFYGAGLLQGKHTNLAMAEYWRWWVVHLWVEGFFETFATSVIALMFVRLGLVRAKTANSAVVFTTIIFLTGGLLGTLHHLYFAGTPTSIVAWGAIFSALEVVPLALIGFEAVESYRYLKTTPWIHNYHWAIMFFVATAFWNLVGAGILGFLINPPISLYYIQGLNTTAAHAHGSFMGVYGMLGIGLMLICLRGISSKRKLWSEKLLKYVFWALNLGLGAMLVFSLLPVGIVQFFAVINHGYWYARSPEVIHSELVQHLVWARMPGDLLFSLGGIILAIFLVKLIFQKKPMLIK from the coding sequence TTGAGTAGATTAAAGACCAGCGTGATTATATTATTCGCTATTTGTTTTATCTCTTTTGCTATTTTATTAAGTTTAGGAAGCGAAATATATCAAGAAGCACCACCGATCCCGTCAAAGGTCGTAACAACTTCTGGTAAGGTTATTTTTACTAAAAAAGATATAGAGCAAGGTGAGTTAGTTTGGCGCTCTATGGGGGGGCATGAATTAGGATCTGTTTGGGGTCATGGCTCATATGTGGCTCCTGATTGGACTGCAGATTGGCTCCATCGTGAGAATCAAGCATGGCTTAATATATTAGCGAAACAACAATTTGGACAATTGTATGTGACGTTAGCAAACCCGAAACAAGCTTTTTTACAGCAGCAAATAAAAGATGAGATTAGGCGAAATAGCTTTAATCCAATAACAAAAGTGATCACTGTATCAGATGATCGTGGGCTTGCTATTGATGAGGTTATTACACATAACATCAAACTATTTGGTGATGATAAAAGTTTACATCAGCTTCGCCAAGATTATGCAATGAAAGATAACACTATTCCATCGCATAAACATCGAGAAGAACTTAATGCATTTTTATTCTGGGGGGCTTGGGCTGCAGTAACAAATCGCCTGAATGAGAACTACAGTTATACTAATAATTGGCCGTACGATCCTAGTATAGGTAACATACCTACTTCTAATAATATTGTATGGTCTGTGTTAAGTTTGGTTGTGCTTTTAATGGGTATAGGTGGCCTTGCATGGTATCAAGCGGCACTGCGTCATGAATCACTTCCTAATATTCCCACACACGATCCATTAATCAATATTAAACCGACGCCGTCTCAAAAAGCTGTTGGTAAATACTTTATTACGGCGATTGCATTATTTTTATTACAAATAGTATTAGGTGGAATTACCGCGCACTATTCTGTTGAAGGCCAAGACTTTTATGGTATCCCTTTAGCCAAAATATTACCGTATTCTTTAACTAGAACGTGGCATACCCAGTTGGCTGTTTTTTGGATCGCCACAATATGGTTAGGTACTGGCCTTTATATAGCAACCTCTCTATCAAAACACGAGCCTAAATATCAGCGATTGGGGGTAAACGTGCTATGGGCTGTATTGGTCTTTATCGTTTTCGGTTCGATGGTAGGTGAATGGTTTGCTATTCAACAATACTTCAATTTAGATCTTAGTTTCTTAATTGGCCATCAGGGCATGGAGTATATCGATCTTGGTCGTGTATGGCAGATATTATTATTTATTGGCTTATTAGTTTGGTTAGCATTAGTCACTGCTGCTATTTATCCTAGTTTGGTCAATAACAGTAATGATCGTCCAGTTATCTTAGTGCTTTATTCATCTTGTGTAGCAATTGGTTTATTTTATGGTGCGGGGTTATTACAAGGTAAACATACTAATCTAGCAATGGCCGAGTATTGGCGTTGGTGGGTGGTTCATCTATGGGTTGAGGGATTCTTTGAGACCTTTGCAACATCGGTCATTGCACTTATGTTTGTACGCCTTGGCTTAGTGCGCGCAAAAACGGCAAATAGTGCGGTTGTCTTTACTACTATCATCTTCTTAACTGGTGGTTTGTTAGGCACATTACACCATCTTTATTTTGCAGGTACACCAACATCCATTGTGGCATGGGGAGCTATTTTCTCTGCTCTAGAGGTTGTACCATTGGCTCTAATTGGATTTGAAGCTGTTGAGAGCTATCGTTATTTAAAAACAACACCTTGGATACATAACTATCATTGGGCAATTATGTTTTTTGTTGCCACTGCGTTCTGGAATTTAGTGGGGGCCGGGATCTTAGGCTTTTTAATTAATCCACCGATTTCACTGTATTATATTCAAGGACTTAATACGACAGCTGCTCATGCGCATGGCTCTTTCATGGGAGTATATGGCATGCTAGGTATTGGCTTAATGCTGATTTGTTTACGTGGTATCAGCAGTAAGCGAAAACTATGGAGTGAAAAACTGTTAAAATATGTATTCTGGGCACTGAATTTAGGGTTAGGCGCAATGTTGGTCTTTTCTTTATTACCCGTCGGTATTGTGCAATTTTTTGCCGTTATTAATCATGGTTACTGGTATGCCCGTAGCCCTGAGGTAATACATAGTGAATTAGTCCAACATTTAGTATGGGCTAGAATGCCTGGTGATCTTTTATTTAGCTTGGGAGGTATTATATTAGCTATATTTTTAGTTAAGTTAATCTTTCAAAAGAAACCGATGCTTATAAAATAA
- a CDS encoding sigma 54-interacting transcriptional regulator, whose protein sequence is MSNIINRNHTVKNTKREIVGFSAATKKLKQDIEIVSNSELNVLIQGETGVGKELVAESIHQKSNRFYSNMVYLNCAALPENIAESELFGHIKGAFTGAINNRIGKFELANQGTLFLDEIGDLSLRLQAKLLRVLQYGDIQRIGADTVSHVDVRIIAATNVDLIKAINNHTFREDLYHRLNVYPIIVPTLRERMTDILPIAEYILEKIKHELVLYKLYLTSHSINLLESYRWPGNIRELENILYRAALVAKFEQNNKNVCIHAKNILVNNTITQPLTNVPIEENIEDNKTHLSLREATEVFQYQYIKKTLAQQQGNWSKSASALQVDCSNLHRLANRLGLKNK, encoded by the coding sequence ATGTCTAATATTATTAATAGAAATCATACAGTTAAAAATACAAAGCGGGAAATAGTAGGATTTTCAGCTGCCACAAAAAAGCTAAAACAAGATATTGAAATTGTCTCAAATAGTGAGTTAAATGTTTTAATTCAAGGAGAAACAGGCGTTGGTAAAGAATTAGTCGCTGAATCTATTCATCAAAAATCAAATCGTTTTTACTCGAATATGGTATATCTTAATTGTGCTGCATTACCTGAGAATATCGCAGAAAGTGAACTTTTTGGACATATTAAAGGAGCATTTACTGGCGCAATAAATAACAGAATCGGAAAATTTGAACTTGCCAATCAAGGCACTTTATTTTTAGATGAAATTGGTGACTTATCACTACGATTACAAGCAAAATTACTGCGGGTACTACAATATGGTGATATTCAACGGATAGGGGCTGATACCGTATCCCATGTCGATGTCCGTATTATTGCAGCAACTAATGTTGATTTAATCAAGGCGATTAATAACCACACTTTTAGAGAAGATCTCTATCACCGTCTGAATGTGTATCCAATAATAGTGCCAACATTACGTGAAAGAATGACTGATATTTTACCAATTGCCGAATATATTTTAGAAAAAATTAAACATGAATTAGTTCTTTATAAATTATATTTGACATCTCACAGTATCAATTTATTAGAAAGTTATCGTTGGCCAGGTAACATACGTGAATTAGAAAATATTTTATATCGAGCGGCATTAGTAGCCAAATTTGAACAAAATAACAAAAATGTCTGCATACACGCTAAAAATATCTTAGTGAATAATACAATAACTCAACCTTTAACTAACGTGCCTATTGAAGAAAATATTGAAGATAATAAAACGCATTTATCACTTCGTGAAGCTACGGAAGTTTTTCAATATCAATATATAAAGAAAACACTAGCACAACAGCAAGGCAATTGGTCAAAATCAGCATCAGCACTACAAGTTGATTGCAGCAATTTACATCGACTGGCTAATCGGTTAGGACTTAAAAATAAGTAA
- the katG gene encoding catalase/peroxidase HPI — MSKCPFNHTQTVNPSINPGNGTSPSEWWPNQLKLGLLHQHNAKSNPMGDDFDYAAAFKTLNLEAVKQDLRDLMTDSQDWWPADFGHYGPFFVRMAWHSAGTYRTSDGRGGANTGNQRFAPLNSWPDNVNLDKARRLIWPIKQKYGNKISWADLIILTGNVALESMGFETIGFAGGRVDIWEPELDVYWGKEKTWLADDTRYEKDDAQRDLENPLAAVQMGLIYVNPEGPDGNPDPLLAAHDIRETFARMAMDDEETVALIAGGHTFGKTHGAGDAAQVGAEPEAASIEQQGFGWASSYGCGNAADTISSGLEVTWTTTPTQWGNGFFHSLFSHEWELEKSPAGAHQWIAKDGRDEYPDAFGEGKHRGTMLTTDISLRVDPVYAEISRRFYENPEEFAAVFARAWFKLTHRDMGPRARYLGSEIPTQEFIWQDLIPAVKYDLVNDADITTLKTAIEDSGLSVRELVSTAWASASTFRGSDMRGGANGARVRLAPQKDWEVNEPAQLDKVLTVLESIKANFAKEISLADLIVLAGGVGIEMAARKAGRDVSVPFAAGRADATQAQTDVASFAVLEPIADGFRNFEKAKYTVAMEELLLDRAQLLTLTAPEMTVLIGGMRVLDTNYERSEFGVFTDRKETLTNDFFVNLLDMATVWKPTSVDQDIFTGTDRKTGNQKWMATRVDLVFGSNSQLRAIAEVYACADAEDKFINDFINAWVKVMNADRFDLKK; from the coding sequence ATGTCAAAATGCCCATTCAATCATACGCAAACAGTTAATCCATCTATTAACCCTGGTAATGGTACTTCTCCAAGTGAATGGTGGCCAAATCAGCTTAAATTAGGTTTATTGCATCAACATAATGCTAAATCAAATCCAATGGGTGATGATTTCGATTATGCCGCAGCATTTAAAACATTAAACCTAGAGGCTGTTAAACAAGATCTTCGTGATCTAATGACTGATTCTCAAGATTGGTGGCCTGCAGACTTTGGTCATTATGGTCCTTTCTTTGTTCGTATGGCTTGGCACAGTGCTGGTACTTACCGTACTTCTGATGGCCGTGGTGGTGCGAATACTGGTAACCAACGTTTTGCGCCTCTAAACAGCTGGCCTGATAACGTTAACCTTGATAAAGCGCGTCGTCTAATTTGGCCTATCAAGCAAAAATACGGCAATAAAATCTCTTGGGCTGACTTAATTATCCTAACGGGTAACGTAGCTCTAGAATCAATGGGATTTGAAACAATCGGTTTTGCTGGCGGTCGTGTTGATATCTGGGAACCTGAGTTAGATGTTTATTGGGGTAAAGAGAAAACTTGGCTAGCTGATGATACTCGTTACGAGAAAGATGACGCACAGCGTGATCTAGAAAATCCATTAGCAGCGGTTCAAATGGGTCTAATTTATGTAAACCCAGAAGGTCCAGATGGTAACCCAGATCCACTATTAGCAGCACATGATATTCGTGAAACATTTGCTCGTATGGCAATGGATGATGAAGAAACGGTAGCGTTAATTGCTGGTGGTCATACATTTGGTAAAACCCACGGTGCTGGCGATGCAGCTCAAGTTGGTGCAGAACCAGAAGCTGCGAGTATTGAACAACAAGGTTTCGGCTGGGCATCAAGCTACGGTTGTGGTAATGCTGCTGATACTATTTCAAGTGGTCTAGAAGTAACGTGGACGACAACACCGACACAATGGGGTAATGGTTTCTTCCACAGCTTATTTAGCCATGAGTGGGAATTAGAAAAGAGCCCTGCTGGTGCGCACCAATGGATCGCTAAAGACGGTCGTGATGAATACCCTGATGCATTTGGTGAAGGTAAGCACCGTGGCACAATGTTAACAACAGATATCTCACTACGTGTTGATCCTGTTTATGCTGAAATCTCACGTCGTTTCTACGAGAACCCAGAAGAGTTTGCAGCAGTATTTGCACGCGCTTGGTTTAAACTAACTCACCGTGATATGGGTCCTCGTGCACGTTACTTGGGTTCTGAAATTCCAACTCAAGAGTTCATCTGGCAAGATCTGATCCCTGCAGTTAAATATGATCTTGTAAACGATGCAGATATCACAACACTAAAAACAGCAATCGAAGATTCAGGTTTATCAGTACGTGAATTAGTCTCTACAGCATGGGCATCAGCATCTACATTCCGTGGTTCTGATATGCGTGGTGGCGCTAACGGTGCACGTGTTCGTCTAGCGCCTCAAAAAGATTGGGAAGTAAACGAGCCAGCTCAATTAGATAAAGTATTAACAGTACTTGAAAGCATAAAGGCTAACTTTGCTAAAGAAATATCGCTTGCTGACTTAATCGTACTTGCTGGTGGTGTTGGTATTGAAATGGCAGCGAGAAAAGCGGGCCGTGATGTATCTGTACCGTTTGCAGCGGGTCGTGCTGATGCAACTCAAGCACAAACTGATGTGGCTTCATTTGCTGTTCTTGAGCCTATCGCTGATGGCTTCCGTAACTTTGAAAAAGCAAAATACACCGTTGCAATGGAAGAGTTACTACTTGACCGTGCACAACTACTAACCCTAACTGCGCCTGAAATGACAGTACTAATCGGTGGTATGCGTGTTCTTGATACTAACTATGAGCGTAGTGAATTCGGTGTATTCACAGACCGTAAAGAAACATTAACTAATGATTTCTTTGTAAACTTATTAGATATGGCAACAGTATGGAAACCAACCTCTGTTGACCAAGATATCTTCACTGGTACTGATCGTAAGACTGGCAATCAGAAGTGGATGGCAACACGTGTTGATTTAGTGTTTGGTTCTAACTCTCAACTACGTGCAATCGCTGAAGTGTATGCTTGTGCTGATGCTGAAGATAAGTTCATCAATGACTTCATCAATGCATGGGTTAAAGTAATGAACGCTGACCGTTTTGACCTTAAAAAATAA
- the mltC gene encoding membrane-bound lytic murein transglycosylase MltC: MKKACLAIATCILTVSCSSSPIPNGICHYVPPTHTNNTTTNNHIALTETQRQALLKYLEGQVKKQWGKDNYLQAGKHRYVKYFDGYRTRAYIDFDSGKIYISTVSSYAYKSTLKKAIEETLLMPADPSQVDIFSDKSIPLNGKPFLLGQVKDHQNQDIQWPWRAGKYADYLIANKLKTKKLKHGTAHYVEIDMVKNHLEQREYQYSNLIRQAAKRYDIDEDLIYAIIKTESSFNPYAVSHAGAYGLMQVIPKTAGADVFKLIKNKPGIPTKEYLFNPANNIDTGTAYFYILKNRYLKEVKHLTTKQYTMISAYNGGTGGVLATFDTDRKQAMKDINHLQPNQVYWALTNKHPKAEARRYLEKVLKFKKEFESI, translated from the coding sequence ATGAAAAAGGCTTGCCTTGCGATCGCTACTTGTATATTAACGGTATCATGTTCATCATCACCAATACCTAATGGTATTTGTCATTATGTACCACCAACTCATACTAATAATACAACGACGAATAATCATATAGCTCTTACAGAAACTCAACGCCAAGCATTGCTTAAATATCTTGAGGGGCAAGTAAAAAAACAATGGGGTAAAGATAATTATTTACAAGCAGGTAAACATCGTTATGTGAAATATTTTGATGGTTATCGTACTCGAGCTTATATTGACTTTGATAGTGGTAAAATTTATATTTCAACAGTATCTAGTTATGCTTATAAGAGCACACTTAAAAAAGCAATTGAAGAAACATTATTAATGCCTGCAGATCCATCACAAGTTGATATCTTTAGTGATAAATCTATTCCTTTAAATGGCAAACCGTTTTTATTAGGTCAAGTTAAAGATCATCAAAACCAAGACATCCAATGGCCTTGGCGAGCAGGTAAATACGCAGATTACCTGATAGCCAATAAACTTAAAACCAAAAAGCTGAAACATGGTACCGCCCATTATGTTGAAATAGATATGGTCAAGAACCATCTTGAACAACGAGAATATCAGTACTCAAATCTTATTCGCCAAGCAGCCAAACGTTACGATATTGATGAAGATCTCATTTACGCCATAATTAAAACAGAAAGCAGTTTTAATCCCTACGCCGTCAGTCATGCTGGCGCTTATGGATTAATGCAAGTTATTCCTAAAACAGCAGGTGCTGATGTCTTTAAACTTATTAAAAATAAACCCGGTATTCCAACTAAAGAATATTTATTTAATCCGGCGAATAATATTGATACAGGCACGGCCTATTTTTATATTTTAAAGAATCGCTACTTAAAAGAAGTAAAGCACTTAACCACTAAACAATACACTATGATTTCAGCTTATAACGGTGGTACTGGCGGCGTACTAGCAACATTTGATACTGACCGAAAACAAGCAATGAAAGATATTAACCATTTACAACCCAATCAAGTTTATTGGGCCTTAACCAATAAACATCCAAAAGCTGAAGCACGACGTTACTTAGAAAAAGTGCTTAAATTCAAAAAAGAATTTGAATCAATATAA